Proteins from one Mus caroli chromosome 3, CAROLI_EIJ_v1.1, whole genome shotgun sequence genomic window:
- the Arhgef2 gene encoding rho guanine nucleotide exchange factor 2 isoform X4, producing the protein MSGNRRQPSRRGQTREKEKMKEAKDARYTNGHLFTTISVSGMTMCYACNKSITAKEALICPTCNVTIHNRCKDTLANCTKVKQKQQKAALLRNNTALQSVSLRSKTTTRERPTSAIYPSDSFRQSLLGSRRGLSSLSLAKSVSTTNIAGHFNDESPLGLRQILSQSTDSLNMRNRTLSVESLIDEGVEVFYNELMSDFEMDEKDFEADSWSLAVDSSFLQQHKKEVMKKQDVIYELIQTELHHVRTLKIMTRLFRTGMLEELQMEPEVVQGLFPCVDELSDIHTRFLNQLLERRRQALSPGSTRNFVIHRLGDLLISQFSGSNAEQMRKTYSEFCSRHTKALKLYKELYARDKRFQQFIRKMTRSAVLKRHGVQECILLVTQRITKYPVLINRILQNSHGVEEEYQDLASALGLVKELLSNVDQDVHELEKEARLQEIYNRMDPRAQTPVPGKGPFGRDELLRRKLIHEGCLLWKTATGRFKDVLLLLMTDVLVFLQEKDQKYIFTSLDKPSVVSLQNLIVRDIANQAKGMFLISSGPPEMYEVHAASRDDRTTWIRVIQQSERLCPSREDFPLIETEDKAYLRRIKTKLQQKNQALVELLQKNVELFAEMVHFQALKAGFVGMPPPALPRGLFRLESFESLRGERLLKDALREVEGLKDLLLGPCVDLPTSSREPALPLDSDSGSCPGVTANGEARTFNGSIELCRADSDSSQKDRNGNQLRSPQEEVLQPLINLYGLLHGLQAVVVQQERLMEALFPEGPERWEKLSRANSRDGEAGRAAVASVTPEKQATELALLQRQHTLLQEELRRCQRLGEERATEAGSLEARLRESEQARALLEREAEEIRRQLAALGQNEPLPAEAPWARRPLDPRRRSLPAGDALYLSFNPPQPSRGHDRLDLPVTVRSLHRPFDDREAQELGSPEDRLQDSSDPDTGSEEEVSSRLSPPHSPRDFTRMQDIPEETESRDGEPTASES; encoded by the exons ATGAGTGGGAACAGGAGGCAGCCCAGTCGCCGGGGTCAG ACCCGGGaaaaggagaagatgaaggaagcTAAAGATGCCCGCTATACCAACGGCCACCTCTTCACCACCATCTCTGTCTCCGGCATGACCATGTGCTATGCCTGTAACAAGAGCATCACAGCCAAGGAAGCCCTCATTTGTCCTA CATGTAATGTGACCATCCACAACCGCTGTAAAGACACCCTGGCCAACTGTACCAAGGTCAAGCAGAAG caacagaaagctgcaCTGCTGAGGAACAACACTGCCTTGCAGTCTGTCTCCCTTCGAAGTAAGA CAACCACCAGAGAGCGGCCAACGTCTGCCATTTACCCTTCCGACAGCTTCCGGCAGTCCCTCCTGGGTTCTCGGCGGGGCCTCTCCTCTTTGTCTTTGGCCAAAAGTGTTTCCACTACCAACATTGCTGG ACATTTCAATGATGAGTCTCCTCTGGGGCTGCGTCAGATCCTCTCCCAGTCCACAGACTCCCTCAACATGCGGAACCGAACCCTGTCCGTGGAATCCCTTATTGATGAAG GTGTAGAGGTGTTCTACAACGAGCTGATGAGCGACTTTGAGATGGATGAGAAGGACTTCGAGGCGGATTCTTGGAGCCTTGCCGTGGACAGCAGCTTCCTGCAGCAGCACAAAAAGGAAGTGATGAAGAAGCAAGATGTCATCTACG AGCTGATCCAGACAGAGCTGCACCATGTGAGAACCTTGAAGATTATGACCCGCCTCTTTCGCACTGGGATGCTGGAAGAGTTGCAGATGGAGCCAGAAGTGGTCCAGGGCCTGTTCCCCTGCGTAGATGAGCTCAGTGACATTCACACACGTTTCCTTAATCAGCTTCTGGAACGGCGGCGCCAGGCTCTAAGTCCAGGCAGCACCCGGAACTTTGTCATCCATCGTTTGGGTGACTTGCTCATCAGCCAG TTCTCAGGTTCCAATGCCGAGCAGATGCGCAAGACCTACTCAGAGTTCTGCAGCCGCCACACCAAGGCCTTAAAGCTCTATAAGGAGCTGTATGCTCGAGACAAACGCTTCCAACAGTTCATCCGG AAAATGACCCGCTCAGCTGTGTTGAAGCGGCATGGAGTTCAGGAATGCATTCTCCTGGTGACTCAGCGGATCACCAAATACCCTGTGCTCATCAACCGCATCCTGCAGAATTCCCATG GGGTTGAAGAAGAGTACCAAGACTTGGCGTCAGCCCTAGGGCTAGTGAAGGAGTTGTTGTCCAATGTGGACCAGGATGTGCACGAGCTGGAGAAAGAGGCCCGCCTGCAGGAGATTTACAACCGAATGGATCCCCGGGCTCAGACCCCCGTACCTGGCAAGGGCCCCTTCGGCCGAGATGAACTTTTACGGAGAAAACTTATCCATGAAGGCTGCCTGCTCTGGAAGACAGCCACAGGCCGCTTCAAAG ATGTCCTGTTGCTGCTGATGACAGACGTGCTTGTGTTTCTCCAGGAAAAGGACCAGAAATACATTTTCACGTCCCTG GACAAGCCCTCAGTGGTATCCTTGCAGAATCTCATCGTAAGAGACATAGCCAACCAGGCAAAAGGGATGTTTCTGATTAGTTCTGGACCGCCTGAAATGTATGAGGTGCATGCAGCATCCCGAGACGACCGGACTACCTGGATCCGTGTCATCCAGCAGAGTGAGCGCCT GTGCCCGTCCAGGGAGGACTTTCCTCTGATCGAGACAGAGGATAAGGCGTATCTCCGGAGGATCAAGA CGAAACTGCAGCAGAAAAACCAGGCGCTGGTGGAGCTGCTACAGAAGAATGTTGAGCTGTTTGCCGAGATGGTCCACTTCCAGGCCTTAAAAGCTGGCTTCGTTGGAATGCCCCCACCCGCCCTGCCCAGGGGCCTTTTCCGTCTTGAGTCCTTTGAGTCCCTCCGAGGCGAGCGTCTGCTAAAGGATGCCCTCCGTGAAG tGGAAGGCCTGAAAGACCTGCTGTTGGGCCCTTGTGTGGACCTGCCTACTTCATCCCGAGAACCAGCCTTACCCTTGGACTCTGACAGCGGTAGCTGTCCTGGGGTCACTGCCA ATGGAGAGGCCAGAACCTTCAATGGCTCCATTgaactctgtagagcagactcGGATTCCAGCCAGAAG GATCGGAATGGAAATCAGTTGAGGTCACCACAGGAG gAGGTGTTACAGCCATTGATCAATCTCTATGGACTTCTACATGGCCTGCAG GCTGTTGTGGTCCAGCAGGAAAGATTGATGGAAGCCCTGTTCCCTGAGGGCCCTGAACGGTGGGAAAAGCTATCCCGAGCCAATTCTCGGGATGGTGAAGCTGGCCGGGCTGCGGTTGCTTCTGTAACTCCTGAGAAGCAGGCCACGGAGCTGGCActactgcagaggcaacacaccCTGTTGCAAGAAGAGCTGCGGCGCTGCCAGCGGCTCGGGGAAGAGCGGGCAACTGAAGCTGGCAGCCTGGAGGCCAGGCTCCGAGAGAGCGAGCAAGCCCGGGCCCTGCTGGAGCGGGAGGCTGAAGAGATCCGCCGGCAGCTTGCAGCCTTGGGCCAAAACGAGCCACTCCCGGCCGAAGCGCCCTGGGCTCGCAGGCCTCTGGACCCACGGCGCCGCAGCCTTCCAGCGGGCGACGCTCTATACTTGAGCTTCAATCCCCCCCAG CCCAGTCGAGGCCATGACCGCCTGGATTTGCCTGTGACTGTTCGTTCCCTCCACCGACCCTTTGATGACCGAGAGGCGCAAGAACTTGGTAGCCCGGAGGATCGACTGCAGGACAGCAGTGACCCTGATACCGGTAGTGAGGAAGAAGTCAGTAGCCGCCTGTCTCCACCTCACAGTCCGCGAG ACTTCACTCGAATGCAGGACATTCCTGAAGAGACAGAAAGCCGAGATGGGGAGCCCACAGCTTCAGAGAGCTAA
- the Arhgef2 gene encoding rho guanine nucleotide exchange factor 2 isoform X8, with protein sequence MKEAKDARYTNGHLFTTISVSGMTMCYACNKSITAKEALICPTCNVTIHNRCKDTLANCTKVKQKQQKAALLRNNTALQSVSLRTTTRERPTSAIYPSDSFRQSLLGSRRGLSSLSLAKSVSTTNIAGHFNDESPLGLRQILSQSTDSLNMRNRTLSVESLIDEGVEVFYNELMSDFEMDEKDFEADSWSLAVDSSFLQQHKKEVMKKQDVIYELIQTELHHVRTLKIMTRLFRTGMLEELQMEPEVVQGLFPCVDELSDIHTRFLNQLLERRRQALSPGSTRNFVIHRLGDLLISQFSGSNAEQMRKTYSEFCSRHTKALKLYKELYARDKRFQQFIRKMTRSAVLKRHGVQECILLVTQRITKYPVLINRILQNSHGVEEEYQDLASALGLVKELLSNVDQDVHELEKEARLQEIYNRMDPRAQTPVPGKGPFGRDELLRRKLIHEGCLLWKTATGRFKDVLLLLMTDVLVFLQEKDQKYIFTSLDKPSVVSLQNLIVRDIANQAKGMFLISSGPPEMYEVHAASRDDRTTWIRVIQQSERLCPSREDFPLIETEDKAYLRRIKTKLQQKNQALVELLQKNVELFAEMVHFQALKAGFVGMPPPALPRGLFRLESFESLRGERLLKDALREVEGLKDLLLGPCVDLPTSSREPALPLDSDSGSCPGVTANGEARTFNGSIELCRADSDSSQKDRNGNQLRSPQEEVLQPLINLYGLLHGLQAVVVQQERLMEALFPEGPERWEKLSRANSRDGEAGRAAVASVTPEKQATELALLQRQHTLLQEELRRCQRLGEERATEAGSLEARLRESEQARALLEREAEEIRRQLAALGQNEPLPAEAPWARRPLDPRRRSLPAGDALYLSFNPPQPSRGHDRLDLPVTVRSLHRPFDDREAQELGSPEDRLQDSSDPDTGSEEEVSSRLSPPHSPRDFTRMQDIPEETESRDGEPTASES encoded by the exons atgaaggaagcTAAAGATGCCCGCTATACCAACGGCCACCTCTTCACCACCATCTCTGTCTCCGGCATGACCATGTGCTATGCCTGTAACAAGAGCATCACAGCCAAGGAAGCCCTCATTTGTCCTA CATGTAATGTGACCATCCACAACCGCTGTAAAGACACCCTGGCCAACTGTACCAAGGTCAAGCAGAAG caacagaaagctgcaCTGCTGAGGAACAACACTGCCTTGCAGTCTGTCTCCCTTCGAA CAACCACCAGAGAGCGGCCAACGTCTGCCATTTACCCTTCCGACAGCTTCCGGCAGTCCCTCCTGGGTTCTCGGCGGGGCCTCTCCTCTTTGTCTTTGGCCAAAAGTGTTTCCACTACCAACATTGCTGG ACATTTCAATGATGAGTCTCCTCTGGGGCTGCGTCAGATCCTCTCCCAGTCCACAGACTCCCTCAACATGCGGAACCGAACCCTGTCCGTGGAATCCCTTATTGATGAAG GTGTAGAGGTGTTCTACAACGAGCTGATGAGCGACTTTGAGATGGATGAGAAGGACTTCGAGGCGGATTCTTGGAGCCTTGCCGTGGACAGCAGCTTCCTGCAGCAGCACAAAAAGGAAGTGATGAAGAAGCAAGATGTCATCTACG AGCTGATCCAGACAGAGCTGCACCATGTGAGAACCTTGAAGATTATGACCCGCCTCTTTCGCACTGGGATGCTGGAAGAGTTGCAGATGGAGCCAGAAGTGGTCCAGGGCCTGTTCCCCTGCGTAGATGAGCTCAGTGACATTCACACACGTTTCCTTAATCAGCTTCTGGAACGGCGGCGCCAGGCTCTAAGTCCAGGCAGCACCCGGAACTTTGTCATCCATCGTTTGGGTGACTTGCTCATCAGCCAG TTCTCAGGTTCCAATGCCGAGCAGATGCGCAAGACCTACTCAGAGTTCTGCAGCCGCCACACCAAGGCCTTAAAGCTCTATAAGGAGCTGTATGCTCGAGACAAACGCTTCCAACAGTTCATCCGG AAAATGACCCGCTCAGCTGTGTTGAAGCGGCATGGAGTTCAGGAATGCATTCTCCTGGTGACTCAGCGGATCACCAAATACCCTGTGCTCATCAACCGCATCCTGCAGAATTCCCATG GGGTTGAAGAAGAGTACCAAGACTTGGCGTCAGCCCTAGGGCTAGTGAAGGAGTTGTTGTCCAATGTGGACCAGGATGTGCACGAGCTGGAGAAAGAGGCCCGCCTGCAGGAGATTTACAACCGAATGGATCCCCGGGCTCAGACCCCCGTACCTGGCAAGGGCCCCTTCGGCCGAGATGAACTTTTACGGAGAAAACTTATCCATGAAGGCTGCCTGCTCTGGAAGACAGCCACAGGCCGCTTCAAAG ATGTCCTGTTGCTGCTGATGACAGACGTGCTTGTGTTTCTCCAGGAAAAGGACCAGAAATACATTTTCACGTCCCTG GACAAGCCCTCAGTGGTATCCTTGCAGAATCTCATCGTAAGAGACATAGCCAACCAGGCAAAAGGGATGTTTCTGATTAGTTCTGGACCGCCTGAAATGTATGAGGTGCATGCAGCATCCCGAGACGACCGGACTACCTGGATCCGTGTCATCCAGCAGAGTGAGCGCCT GTGCCCGTCCAGGGAGGACTTTCCTCTGATCGAGACAGAGGATAAGGCGTATCTCCGGAGGATCAAGA CGAAACTGCAGCAGAAAAACCAGGCGCTGGTGGAGCTGCTACAGAAGAATGTTGAGCTGTTTGCCGAGATGGTCCACTTCCAGGCCTTAAAAGCTGGCTTCGTTGGAATGCCCCCACCCGCCCTGCCCAGGGGCCTTTTCCGTCTTGAGTCCTTTGAGTCCCTCCGAGGCGAGCGTCTGCTAAAGGATGCCCTCCGTGAAG tGGAAGGCCTGAAAGACCTGCTGTTGGGCCCTTGTGTGGACCTGCCTACTTCATCCCGAGAACCAGCCTTACCCTTGGACTCTGACAGCGGTAGCTGTCCTGGGGTCACTGCCA ATGGAGAGGCCAGAACCTTCAATGGCTCCATTgaactctgtagagcagactcGGATTCCAGCCAGAAG GATCGGAATGGAAATCAGTTGAGGTCACCACAGGAG gAGGTGTTACAGCCATTGATCAATCTCTATGGACTTCTACATGGCCTGCAG GCTGTTGTGGTCCAGCAGGAAAGATTGATGGAAGCCCTGTTCCCTGAGGGCCCTGAACGGTGGGAAAAGCTATCCCGAGCCAATTCTCGGGATGGTGAAGCTGGCCGGGCTGCGGTTGCTTCTGTAACTCCTGAGAAGCAGGCCACGGAGCTGGCActactgcagaggcaacacaccCTGTTGCAAGAAGAGCTGCGGCGCTGCCAGCGGCTCGGGGAAGAGCGGGCAACTGAAGCTGGCAGCCTGGAGGCCAGGCTCCGAGAGAGCGAGCAAGCCCGGGCCCTGCTGGAGCGGGAGGCTGAAGAGATCCGCCGGCAGCTTGCAGCCTTGGGCCAAAACGAGCCACTCCCGGCCGAAGCGCCCTGGGCTCGCAGGCCTCTGGACCCACGGCGCCGCAGCCTTCCAGCGGGCGACGCTCTATACTTGAGCTTCAATCCCCCCCAG CCCAGTCGAGGCCATGACCGCCTGGATTTGCCTGTGACTGTTCGTTCCCTCCACCGACCCTTTGATGACCGAGAGGCGCAAGAACTTGGTAGCCCGGAGGATCGACTGCAGGACAGCAGTGACCCTGATACCGGTAGTGAGGAAGAAGTCAGTAGCCGCCTGTCTCCACCTCACAGTCCGCGAG ACTTCACTCGAATGCAGGACATTCCTGAAGAGACAGAAAGCCGAGATGGGGAGCCCACAGCTTCAGAGAGCTAA
- the Arhgef2 gene encoding rho guanine nucleotide exchange factor 2 isoform X7, translating to MKEAKDARYTNGHLFTTISVSGMTMCYACNKSITAKEALICPTCNVTIHNRCKDTLANCTKVKQKQQKAALLRNNTALQSVSLRSKTTTRERPTSAIYPSDSFRQSLLGSRRGLSSLSLAKSVSTTNIAGHFNDESPLGLRQILSQSTDSLNMRNRTLSVESLIDEGVEVFYNELMSDFEMDEKDFEADSWSLAVDSSFLQQHKKEVMKKQDVIYELIQTELHHVRTLKIMTRLFRTGMLEELQMEPEVVQGLFPCVDELSDIHTRFLNQLLERRRQALSPGSTRNFVIHRLGDLLISQFSGSNAEQMRKTYSEFCSRHTKALKLYKELYARDKRFQQFIRKMTRSAVLKRHGVQECILLVTQRITKYPVLINRILQNSHGVEEEYQDLASALGLVKELLSNVDQDVHELEKEARLQEIYNRMDPRAQTPVPGKGPFGRDELLRRKLIHEGCLLWKTATGRFKDVLLLLMTDVLVFLQEKDQKYIFTSLDKPSVVSLQNLIVRDIANQAKGMFLISSGPPEMYEVHAASRDDRTTWIRVIQQSERLCPSREDFPLIETEDKAYLRRIKTKLQQKNQALVELLQKNVELFAEMVHFQALKAGFVGMPPPALPRGLFRLESFESLRGERLLKDALREVEGLKDLLLGPCVDLPTSSREPALPLDSDSGSCPGVTANGEARTFNGSIELCRADSDSSQKDRNGNQLRSPQEEVLQPLINLYGLLHGLQAVVVQQERLMEALFPEGPERWEKLSRANSRDGEAGRAAVASVTPEKQATELALLQRQHTLLQEELRRCQRLGEERATEAGSLEARLRESEQARALLEREAEEIRRQLAALGQNEPLPAEAPWARRPLDPRRRSLPAGDALYLSFNPPQPSRGHDRLDLPVTVRSLHRPFDDREAQELGSPEDRLQDSSDPDTGSEEEVSSRLSPPHSPRDFTRMQDIPEETESRDGEPTASES from the exons atgaaggaagcTAAAGATGCCCGCTATACCAACGGCCACCTCTTCACCACCATCTCTGTCTCCGGCATGACCATGTGCTATGCCTGTAACAAGAGCATCACAGCCAAGGAAGCCCTCATTTGTCCTA CATGTAATGTGACCATCCACAACCGCTGTAAAGACACCCTGGCCAACTGTACCAAGGTCAAGCAGAAG caacagaaagctgcaCTGCTGAGGAACAACACTGCCTTGCAGTCTGTCTCCCTTCGAAGTAAGA CAACCACCAGAGAGCGGCCAACGTCTGCCATTTACCCTTCCGACAGCTTCCGGCAGTCCCTCCTGGGTTCTCGGCGGGGCCTCTCCTCTTTGTCTTTGGCCAAAAGTGTTTCCACTACCAACATTGCTGG ACATTTCAATGATGAGTCTCCTCTGGGGCTGCGTCAGATCCTCTCCCAGTCCACAGACTCCCTCAACATGCGGAACCGAACCCTGTCCGTGGAATCCCTTATTGATGAAG GTGTAGAGGTGTTCTACAACGAGCTGATGAGCGACTTTGAGATGGATGAGAAGGACTTCGAGGCGGATTCTTGGAGCCTTGCCGTGGACAGCAGCTTCCTGCAGCAGCACAAAAAGGAAGTGATGAAGAAGCAAGATGTCATCTACG AGCTGATCCAGACAGAGCTGCACCATGTGAGAACCTTGAAGATTATGACCCGCCTCTTTCGCACTGGGATGCTGGAAGAGTTGCAGATGGAGCCAGAAGTGGTCCAGGGCCTGTTCCCCTGCGTAGATGAGCTCAGTGACATTCACACACGTTTCCTTAATCAGCTTCTGGAACGGCGGCGCCAGGCTCTAAGTCCAGGCAGCACCCGGAACTTTGTCATCCATCGTTTGGGTGACTTGCTCATCAGCCAG TTCTCAGGTTCCAATGCCGAGCAGATGCGCAAGACCTACTCAGAGTTCTGCAGCCGCCACACCAAGGCCTTAAAGCTCTATAAGGAGCTGTATGCTCGAGACAAACGCTTCCAACAGTTCATCCGG AAAATGACCCGCTCAGCTGTGTTGAAGCGGCATGGAGTTCAGGAATGCATTCTCCTGGTGACTCAGCGGATCACCAAATACCCTGTGCTCATCAACCGCATCCTGCAGAATTCCCATG GGGTTGAAGAAGAGTACCAAGACTTGGCGTCAGCCCTAGGGCTAGTGAAGGAGTTGTTGTCCAATGTGGACCAGGATGTGCACGAGCTGGAGAAAGAGGCCCGCCTGCAGGAGATTTACAACCGAATGGATCCCCGGGCTCAGACCCCCGTACCTGGCAAGGGCCCCTTCGGCCGAGATGAACTTTTACGGAGAAAACTTATCCATGAAGGCTGCCTGCTCTGGAAGACAGCCACAGGCCGCTTCAAAG ATGTCCTGTTGCTGCTGATGACAGACGTGCTTGTGTTTCTCCAGGAAAAGGACCAGAAATACATTTTCACGTCCCTG GACAAGCCCTCAGTGGTATCCTTGCAGAATCTCATCGTAAGAGACATAGCCAACCAGGCAAAAGGGATGTTTCTGATTAGTTCTGGACCGCCTGAAATGTATGAGGTGCATGCAGCATCCCGAGACGACCGGACTACCTGGATCCGTGTCATCCAGCAGAGTGAGCGCCT GTGCCCGTCCAGGGAGGACTTTCCTCTGATCGAGACAGAGGATAAGGCGTATCTCCGGAGGATCAAGA CGAAACTGCAGCAGAAAAACCAGGCGCTGGTGGAGCTGCTACAGAAGAATGTTGAGCTGTTTGCCGAGATGGTCCACTTCCAGGCCTTAAAAGCTGGCTTCGTTGGAATGCCCCCACCCGCCCTGCCCAGGGGCCTTTTCCGTCTTGAGTCCTTTGAGTCCCTCCGAGGCGAGCGTCTGCTAAAGGATGCCCTCCGTGAAG tGGAAGGCCTGAAAGACCTGCTGTTGGGCCCTTGTGTGGACCTGCCTACTTCATCCCGAGAACCAGCCTTACCCTTGGACTCTGACAGCGGTAGCTGTCCTGGGGTCACTGCCA ATGGAGAGGCCAGAACCTTCAATGGCTCCATTgaactctgtagagcagactcGGATTCCAGCCAGAAG GATCGGAATGGAAATCAGTTGAGGTCACCACAGGAG gAGGTGTTACAGCCATTGATCAATCTCTATGGACTTCTACATGGCCTGCAG GCTGTTGTGGTCCAGCAGGAAAGATTGATGGAAGCCCTGTTCCCTGAGGGCCCTGAACGGTGGGAAAAGCTATCCCGAGCCAATTCTCGGGATGGTGAAGCTGGCCGGGCTGCGGTTGCTTCTGTAACTCCTGAGAAGCAGGCCACGGAGCTGGCActactgcagaggcaacacaccCTGTTGCAAGAAGAGCTGCGGCGCTGCCAGCGGCTCGGGGAAGAGCGGGCAACTGAAGCTGGCAGCCTGGAGGCCAGGCTCCGAGAGAGCGAGCAAGCCCGGGCCCTGCTGGAGCGGGAGGCTGAAGAGATCCGCCGGCAGCTTGCAGCCTTGGGCCAAAACGAGCCACTCCCGGCCGAAGCGCCCTGGGCTCGCAGGCCTCTGGACCCACGGCGCCGCAGCCTTCCAGCGGGCGACGCTCTATACTTGAGCTTCAATCCCCCCCAG CCCAGTCGAGGCCATGACCGCCTGGATTTGCCTGTGACTGTTCGTTCCCTCCACCGACCCTTTGATGACCGAGAGGCGCAAGAACTTGGTAGCCCGGAGGATCGACTGCAGGACAGCAGTGACCCTGATACCGGTAGTGAGGAAGAAGTCAGTAGCCGCCTGTCTCCACCTCACAGTCCGCGAG ACTTCACTCGAATGCAGGACATTCCTGAAGAGACAGAAAGCCGAGATGGGGAGCCCACAGCTTCAGAGAGCTAA